Below is a window of uncultured Cohaesibacter sp. DNA.
GAAGGGCCGCGACGACAAAGGAGACTTTGTCACCACGCTTCATAACGTCTCCGCCAACGGAGCCTGCATGTCGGAAATTGACCGCCCGGTCAGCGAGCAACTTAAGCTGGACATACCCGACCGCGGATGGGTCACCTTCAGAAAGATGTGGGCCAGAGACCGCAAAATCGGACTTGAGCAAATCTAAGGGCAGACGGCGATTGCACCCAAAACGAGTGAGCAGCCACGCGCCTCGGCTGCCCTCGCTGGACATGGCTGGTTGATCGGTGCTGCAACATCGTTTCCCTAAAAGTGCCATGGCTGTCTATTTTCAAGGATCAGCTATCGGACGCAGGCTTCATCCTTAGCCAAGATTGCGAAGAGCTATGACAGGGCAAAATCAACCGCCGCCTGGCAATGAAGTCTGGTTGTGTTGAACATCGGCAGCTCCGGCCGATCTTCTTCGCGAAGCAGCAGGAAAATTTCGGTACAGCCCAGAATAACCCCATCTGCATGTTGTTCGCGAACCAGTCTGTCGACGATATCGAGATAGCGTTGCCGCGAAGTTTCGCGGATGTCGAACTTGACCAATTCTTCAAAGATGATCCGGTCAACATCTCTTTGCTCGTCAGGATCCGGTACGATGATTTCCAGACCGAATTTTTCCTCGTAATGCGCTTTCAGGTAAGGCTGTTTCATAACAGGTTCTGTCCCCAACAGGATGATCTTCTCAAGGCCCCGATTTCTGATCGCTTCACCGGTCGGGTCCGCAATATGAATGAAGGACGTGTCTCTCCCGCTCATGATTTTTCCGAGCGATTTATGCAAGGTGTTGGAGACGCACAGGATTGCATCCGCCCCACCAGCTATAAGCCGATCGACGTGACGTTCCATATAGGCTTCTAGCTGATCCCATGCACCTGCGCGCACAAAGGCCTCGATATTTCCAAAATTCATTCCTGAAATGAGTGTTTCTGCAATTTCCCATCCGCCCAATCGGGCGTTCACCTCGTCGTTCAGAAACCTGTAATACTCGCCGGTTGCAACATTGCTACATCCGCCAATCAGGCCGATGGTTTTCTGCTTCAGGGGTCGTTTCATCGATCGCACTCACATTCCTGTTGATTTGCCATCGATGCTATTGGTCCCATACATCCGTGTCTTGAACGTTATTGATCTCTGGCCAGAAAACGGGGTGAAATGCCATAGCTTCTCTTGATCCAGCGGTTCATGTGGCTCTGGTCTGAAAATCCTGCCAAACAGGCAGCGTCAGCCAAAGGCTTGCCCTGCCTTATATGTCTGCAGGCTGCATGAATGCGTGCTGCTGTGACCAATTGAAAGGGGGATACACCATAAGCCCTTCGGAAGGCCCGAGACAGATGTTCCGGCGAGATGCCTGCCAGACTGGATAATTCTGCCAGTTTCATTGGTGAAAGGGGATCGTCCAGGATCCTGTCATAGACATTCGCCAATCGCTCAGGAGGGGCTGCGTTGGTGCCAGCATCACATTCCGCAGGAATTGATAGCAGCCATTCAGAAAGGGCCAACTCCGTTTCGTTTCCAGTATCAAGCGCCTCAAAGAGCTTGATGGCCAGACCCGGCTTCTGTGAAATATGCGTAAAATCGCGGAACCTGATATCCAGTTCTGCCACGGAAAGCCCGGTCGCTTGCGCCAATTGGATTGGATCAAAATACAAGGCCCGGTAATTCCAGCCTGTTTCATCGAATGTTGCTGCGCTGTGCAAGGTTCCCGGCGCGATCACTAAAACATCACCAGAAGTCGCTGTTCCCGTATGGCGGGCACAGCGATAGCGCTTGGCGCCTCCACGATATACCGCAAAGACAAATTCATCGTGCCAATGTGGCGCATACTTGTAGCTGTCAACATGGCTATCGAGTATTGCTACGCCACCAAAGAGCTTCGAGTGTGTTAAATCCATTGTCGCAGTTTATCGCCTGAATGGCCTTTGATCTAGGCGGAGCAAATGTAATCATTCGCTTCGTGCCTAGCCTTCAGCCACTATAGCCTCAAATCGGCCCCAAAACGGTCATTCACCAATATGCCGATTTTCTGGGAAGCCTCCAAGCTGGTTCTGAAGGCGTGAAAAATCAACGCGCCTCCAAAGCCGTGTCTTTGAAAATCTTCATCGACAGCTTGCGCCCTGCCATGCAGCATGAGATTGCGCAACAAAGTGAGTTTTGAATAACCCGAATTCGGAACAAAATCATCAATACTGATAAAAACAACTAAGTAAAACAACGTGGTTACGTGTGATCAAAAAAGCACAACAACCTATAATTACGGGAAATTGTTATGAATATCCAAAATAACTTCATTCCCGAGGCTGCAGGTAAGGAGTGGGTAACATTTCGCCAGCTATTCTACTTTAAGGGCACATTCTAATAGTTTTTCGCGCAACCTGGCATGCTTTGCATCTGACGGGTTGTGGGTTTCTACGCATCGATTGGAGTCTGCCCAATGAAGAAGATCTTCCGCTCACTCTCAACCAAATTATACGCGTTGGTGGGATTCTTTACCCTCGCTTTCCTCGTTCTGCTGGCCTATCAGATCCAGACGCTCAGCACCCATCTTGCCGAATCCAAGCGCACAGAAACCAAGGGTGCTGTCGAGGCCGCCTATTATATCGCTGACTATTATCACAAGAAGGCGCTGAAAGGTGAGTTGTCCGACGAGGAAGCGCAGGAAATAGCCAAGAATGCCGTCAGGGGCATGCGCTATCAGAAAACGCAATATGTCTTCGTCTATGACTATAACTATTACAACGTAGCGCATCCGGTCCAGCCTGAGAAGGAAGGCAAGGATCTTTCCATGGTCAAGGATGGCAAAGGCAAGCTCTATGTTCAGGAATTTGTCAATCAGGCCAAACAACATGGCGAAGGCTTCGTGCAATATTGGTGGAAAGACACCAAGGGCGTATTCCACGAGAAGCAGAGCTTTGTGATGGGCTTTGAGCCATGGGGCTGGATGATCGGCTCGGGCATGCTGGTCGACAGCATCAACGGCGTGCTCTGGGATGCGACGTTGCATGCAGGCGCCATCACCGGGTTGCTCATCCTGTTTGCCGCTGTCTTTGGCACATTGATGGTGCGCTCCATTACCCGCCCATTGGCAAAACTGACCTCTGAAATGTTGCAGATCGCTGATCAGCAGCTTGACATCGAAGTGTCCGGGCTGGAACGCAAGGATGAAATCGGTGATATGGGTCGTGCGGTTGAAACCTTCCGCCACAATGCGATTGAAAGGCTGAAACTGGTCGAGCAGGAAAAGGCCAATGATGCACAACGCATGCGTAATGCCGAACGTGTCACTGCCCTGATCTCCGAATTCCGCGAGACGGTCTCTGAAAATCTGGGTACGGTTTCTGCGCAAACCGAAGAAATGGAACGTGCCGCAGACGAGTTGAGCAATGTTGCCGTGCAAACCGAAAGCAGCTCGACGCAAGCTGCGACAGCCTCGGAAGACGCATCCAACAATGTTCAGACCGTTGCCTCCGCTGCCGAGGAATTGAGCGCCTCGATCAACGAGATCATGCAGCAGGCCGTGCGCAGCCGCGAAGTTGTGGCCACCGCCACTTCCGAAGCGCGCATGTCCAATGAAAAGGTTGCCGAGCTTGACAATGCATCCCGTAAAATCGGCGAAGTTGTCAGCCTCATTCAGGCCATTGCCGAGCAGACCAATCTGCTGGCGCTGAACGCTACCATCGAAGCGGCAAGAGCTGGCGACGCTGGCAAGGGCTTTGCCGTTGTGGCCGCTGAGGTCAAGGAACTGGCCAATCAGACCTCCAAGGCAACCGAGGAGATCGCCTCACTGATCAATGCCATCCAGTCCTCGAGCCGCGAAACGGTCGACGCCATTTCAAAGATCACGGTTGTGATGGGCGAAGTGGATGGCTACACCTCGGCAATAGCATCCGCTGTTGACCAGCAAAGCGCTGCCACCGGCGAGATTGCCCGAAATGTCCAGCAGGCAGCCAAGAGCACCAGCTCGGCTTCAAGCAACATGAATGACGTGCGCGAGAAGGTGAAAGTCACCACCCAATCGGCAGAAATCGTCAAGGATGCGACCGGTGCGCTCAAGGGCAGTGCCTATGATCTGCGCAGCCGTATCGAGTCTTTCCTTGAACAGGTTGCTTCATAATCGGCCTGTCAGCAGACAGCATTGTGAGATATTGAAAGGGCGGCCAGTGGCCGCCCTTTCTGCGCTTGTCTTGGAGATGAAATCAGCTTTATGGCAAGAGCAAAGCGCACCGAACTGTTGGTTCACCGAGCCGTGAAGAGCAGTGAAGAGGAAAAACCGCCAAGGTCCACCCTCGGCCTGACCTCCTGCCCCGAAGGGCTATCATCCGCTCTCTTGCGAATGGCTGGCCTGAAGAGACGGCGCGTCCCGGCTCTTCAGGTCCTGTCGCACAAAGGCATCAGGCCTCTGGCTCCAGTCAGTCATGAGGCTCCCGGCTGCTCATTGGGAGCCTTCTTCTTCATGGTAGGATGCGGTTCGGGACACATGGGGACGATATTGTGTCCCGAACCGCCCAGTGCGGTCCGAAGCTTGAGTTCGATTAACCGCTCCAGTCTTAGATTAGGATTGGCAAGGGCATCTTTTCCGCCGATCGCCTGCAAAGCGGTTTCCAGCAGAGCTGTGGCCAGTAAATCACTGAGGAAACCGAAACCAATGCGCTCCGCCTTTTGCTTACAGGACGTCAAATCGCGAATGAGTTCCGTAACTTGGAAGTCATTAGTCATGGGAAAAGTCCTACATTGCCGAAGCCACAGCCCCCTCGAGAATACCCGGTCTCGACCATTGTCCTTCAGGACGAATGATGCGATATGGGTCATCAGTTAGTGAGATGGCATCATTGGCTGGGTGAATTTCGTCTAGCATTTCAACAAAATCGATACCGGAGAAGTCAAACTCGGTCGCATCGTCCTTGACGTTGAAGCCGAAATGCTTCCAGAAATGCAGCAAATCCTTGCGTGCGTGGCCATAGATCCGCCGGAACCCCTTGGCCCGGCAGAGGTCTACCGAAGCGCGCACAATCTGGAAGGCGACGCGACTTTTCCGATATTCCTTGCGGATCGCCAGACGCTCCAGCTTGGCAAAATCGCCAAAGAAGCGCAGGCGCATGCAGCCGACCGGCTCGTCATTCACATAGGCCAGCAGATGCGTTGCGGCAAAATCATTGCCATCAAATTCCTCGTCATAGGGGCAGCTCTGTTCGCCGATATAGACGGCACTGCGAATGGCGGCCACTTTCATCAGATCGTTGATCTCGTGCACGACGGTAATGCCCGTCGGATAAAGACCCCTCTCATAGCTGTCATAGCGAGGGCGTTGGGATTGCCTTGCCTTGTCTGATCGTGCCAGAATGAACAGATCCTGATGCTCGAAACCGTCAAGAGCAAAGCCCTTGACAAAGCCCAGCCGCAGCATCGCCCGTTCCCCATGCGCCGTTGCTGCGCGGGAAATCATGTCGACATGGGCGTAGCGCGGAGAGGCAAAATGGTCGAGCATGGTATTCATGCCAACGGCAAGAATACCGGGTGTGAATAGTGCCCAAACATAAATGATAGCCGGGGATTCTCCTTGACGCACCATGCAGTCAAGAGGAGGATTATGCAGATCCAGCGTTCCCTCCAAAAGCTGTCGCTTGCCTTTCTGATTCAACAGGAGGAACGCATGAAAGCCTTCGGGTTTTTCGGAATCATGTTTAGAAAACAACCAGATAGAGTCGGGATTATGGTTGGCCACTTTCAAAATGACGTCAGGTCTGGTAAGCGCGCCGATGGCTGCTTCTGCTTGAACCAGGAGCCTGGTGACATTCATCAGGTCGACATGATTGGTCACCTTCACTCGGGCCAGCGCCCGCTGAAGTGCATGCTTATTCACTGAGTCGTCTGTCGCTGTATGTGGGATCATGTTGCGTACTCTGCTTAGGTTCTGCCAATATGCGGCATACTATCGTGGTGAAGGGCCTCAAGGCTTGCGTAAATGTTGATTAGGGGATGTGCATAAATGGATAACCCATGGGCGAATGTCGATTGGGATCTGGTCCGGGTCTTTCTCGCAGTGGCGGAGAAGGGTAGCTTCAAGGGAGCAGCGGATTCCATCACCATGTCGATCAACACCATCCGCAAGACGATTGAGAGAATGGAAGACCAGTTTGGTTATCCACTTTTCTTCCGTGAACCGAACGGACTGCGCCTCACGGCCGAAGGCCGTAGGGTTGTCGTATCTGCCCGCGAGGTGGAACATTCGATGAATGATCTCTGGCGCACGGCTTCTGCGAGCGCCAACACCATGAAGGGTCCCATTCGCGTTGCCATAACCGAAGGGCTGGGCACTTTCTGGCTCATTCCGCAATTGAGTGAGTTCGTGGAGGATGTCGCCGGCATCAACCGGATCGAATTGCAATGCGCCATCAAATCCGTCGATGTGATGCGGCTCGAGGCTGATATTTCGGTACAGCTGGAGGAACCAACCAACCCGGATCTGATCCGCCGCAAGCTCGGCAAGCTGCATCTCGTACCATGGGCGAGCACGCAATATATCGAGCGTTTTGGCGTGCCGCGCAGCATTCTGGAGCTGTCCGAACATCGGGTCGTCGAGCAGGATGCGGACCGGCCAAAGAATTTTGATCTCGCCGAACTGTTCGGCGCCGGTGTGGCCGAGCGCATGGTTGCGATCCGAACCAACTTTTCTTCCGCCCATTATTGGGCCATTGCCAAGGGCGTGGGGCTTGGCATGCTTCCCAGTTATGCCCGTCTCATTGGCGGCAATGTCGAGCCGGTGGATATTCCCGGCCTCAGGCTTTCCCTCGATATCTGGATGACCTGCCATCCGGAGGTTCTGAAGTCTGCGCGTCACCGGCTCTTTGTTGACTGGCTCGTATCCTGCTTCAGCTCGCACAGATATCCATGGTTCCAGGATGAGTTCCTGACCCCGGCGCAAATCGAGGAAAGATCCGAGCCTGCGCTCATCAAGGAATATTTTGACGGCTTCGTGGCTCAGGCCGATCGCTGGATCAAGTCGAGCTGAAGGTCGAGGCGGTCAACCCCATCTCAATTCCAAACGGACATGGTGGCCCATTGCCCGCCAACTGCGGACAATTATCAGTCAGCCGGGCAGTATGCGGCCTAATCGCCCGGTCGAAATGGTGTGCCCAATGGCCCATTTCCTTCAATAATCATGCTTTTTGCCGAATATCCCGACTGCATTAGGCCTATATTGACGTTTTTACTGAGATAATCGGTCGCAGTATTTCTTCGTGAAGCCAACCTGCAATTCCGGAGTTCAGAAGCAAAGATATGTCGCCCATAACAGATATTTCGCGCAGGAAGCAGATTTACAAGCTCTTGCTGCGCGCAGTCTTTGGGACCTTGTTGATTATACTGTCCCTCCATCTGCTGGATGTTCGGCCGGGCGAGCCGATGAGCTTCATTGTCATTTTTTCCATTCTGGCTGGCGCTGCCTTTCTGCAATTGTCCTCCCATGCAAAAGAGCACAAAAAGCGCATGACGATCGTCAGCGACATTCTCAACTCCTTCTGCGATATTGTGGTCATCAAGAATTACGAGGGCAAATTCGTCTTCTGCAACGAAGCTGCTGCAAGGCTGTATGATAGCAGTCCACAGGACATGGTCGGAAAGGACGATTTTCATTTCACGAAGGACAGGGAACAGTCCGACTTTTTGCGCACCAACGCCCAGCAGGTGATGAATGAATTCAGAAGGCAGGAAATACTTGAGGAGCTGACCGACGCCAAGACGGGAGAACAGCGCTACCACAAGTCGATCAAGATCCCCTATCGGGACGCCGTCGGGGAGCGCAAAATACTCATCGTTGCCAAGGATGTGTCCGACATTGTCGCGCTCAAGGAAGAAGCGGATCGCAACAAGATGCGGTTGCAGCATGTGCTGGATGTTTCGCAGGAAGGCCTGTGGGAATGGAATGTGGTGACCAATGAGGTTCGCCATAATGATCATTGGGAAGTAATCACCGG
It encodes the following:
- a CDS encoding amino acid racemase; its protein translation is MKRPLKQKTIGLIGGCSNVATGEYYRFLNDEVNARLGGWEIAETLISGMNFGNIEAFVRAGAWDQLEAYMERHVDRLIAGGADAILCVSNTLHKSLGKIMSGRDTSFIHIADPTGEAIRNRGLEKIILLGTEPVMKQPYLKAHYEEKFGLEIIVPDPDEQRDVDRIIFEELVKFDIRETSRQRYLDIVDRLVREQHADGVILGCTEIFLLLREEDRPELPMFNTTRLHCQAAVDFALS
- a CDS encoding AraC family transcriptional regulator; translation: MDLTHSKLFGGVAILDSHVDSYKYAPHWHDEFVFAVYRGGAKRYRCARHTGTATSGDVLVIAPGTLHSAATFDETGWNYRALYFDPIQLAQATGLSVAELDIRFRDFTHISQKPGLAIKLFEALDTGNETELALSEWLLSIPAECDAGTNAAPPERLANVYDRILDDPLSPMKLAELSSLAGISPEHLSRAFRRAYGVSPFQLVTAARIHAACRHIRQGKPLADAACLAGFSDQSHMNRWIKRSYGISPRFLARDQ
- a CDS encoding cache domain-containing protein, producing the protein MKKIFRSLSTKLYALVGFFTLAFLVLLAYQIQTLSTHLAESKRTETKGAVEAAYYIADYYHKKALKGELSDEEAQEIAKNAVRGMRYQKTQYVFVYDYNYYNVAHPVQPEKEGKDLSMVKDGKGKLYVQEFVNQAKQHGEGFVQYWWKDTKGVFHEKQSFVMGFEPWGWMIGSGMLVDSINGVLWDATLHAGAITGLLILFAAVFGTLMVRSITRPLAKLTSEMLQIADQQLDIEVSGLERKDEIGDMGRAVETFRHNAIERLKLVEQEKANDAQRMRNAERVTALISEFRETVSENLGTVSAQTEEMERAADELSNVAVQTESSSTQAATASEDASNNVQTVASAAEELSASINEIMQQAVRSREVVATATSEARMSNEKVAELDNASRKIGEVVSLIQAIAEQTNLLALNATIEAARAGDAGKGFAVVAAEVKELANQTSKATEEIASLINAIQSSSRETVDAISKITVVMGEVDGYTSAIASAVDQQSAATGEIARNVQQAAKSTSSASSNMNDVREKVKVTTQSAEIVKDATGALKGSAYDLRSRIESFLEQVAS
- a CDS encoding GNAT family N-acetyltransferase, which translates into the protein MLDHFASPRYAHVDMISRAATAHGERAMLRLGFVKGFALDGFEHQDLFILARSDKARQSQRPRYDSYERGLYPTGITVVHEINDLMKVAAIRSAVYIGEQSCPYDEEFDGNDFAATHLLAYVNDEPVGCMRLRFFGDFAKLERLAIRKEYRKSRVAFQIVRASVDLCRAKGFRRIYGHARKDLLHFWKHFGFNVKDDATEFDFSGIDFVEMLDEIHPANDAISLTDDPYRIIRPEGQWSRPGILEGAVASAM
- a CDS encoding LysR family transcriptional regulator, with protein sequence MDNPWANVDWDLVRVFLAVAEKGSFKGAADSITMSINTIRKTIERMEDQFGYPLFFREPNGLRLTAEGRRVVVSAREVEHSMNDLWRTASASANTMKGPIRVAITEGLGTFWLIPQLSEFVEDVAGINRIELQCAIKSVDVMRLEADISVQLEEPTNPDLIRRKLGKLHLVPWASTQYIERFGVPRSILELSEHRVVEQDADRPKNFDLAELFGAGVAERMVAIRTNFSSAHYWAIAKGVGLGMLPSYARLIGGNVEPVDIPGLRLSLDIWMTCHPEVLKSARHRLFVDWLVSCFSSHRYPWFQDEFLTPAQIEERSEPALIKEYFDGFVAQADRWIKSS